The nucleotide window CTTTGTTTACCTCGGCAGCGGCCCTCACGACTTCCTCTGGCTCAACCTTTCCTCGCGTAACTGCGAAGAGAACCCTCCTGACCTTGTTAGCATAACCTGATGCCCTCACGAATCCAGTCATTAGCTTGGGCATGAAGAACCACCATTATTATTTTTTAGGATTTGGTATATATATCCTTGATGGTGCTTTGGCATGAACATACTTATTTTTGGGCCCCCGGGAAGTGGAAAATCAACACAAGCAAGGAGAATAACGGAAAGGTATGGTCTAACTTATATAGCCTCTGGAGACATAATAAGGGCGGAAATAAAAGCCAGGACACCCCTCGGCATTGAAATGGAGAGGTACCTATCAAGAGGCGACCTAATTCCGGACACAATCGTAAATACCCTGATAATTTCAAAGCTCAGAAGGGTGAGGGAGAACTTCATAATGGACGGCTATCCCAGGACGCCAGAACAAGTTATAACCCTGGAAAATTACCTGTATGACCACGGGATTAAGCTAGATGTGGCAATTGATATATACATAACAAAGGAGGAGAGCGTTAGGAGGATCTCTGGAAGGAGGATATGCTCCAAGTGTGGGGCCGTTTATCACGTTGAGTTCAACCCACCGAAGGTTCCGGGGAAGTGCGATATATGCGGCGGTGAGCTTATACAAAGACCGGATGACAGACCGGAGATAGTTGAGAAGAGGTACGACATATACTCAAAGAACATGGAGCCGATAATTAAATTTTATCAGAAGCAGGGAATTTACGTGAGAATAGATGGGCACGGATCAATAGACGAAGTCTGGGAGAGGATTAGACCCCTACTAGATTACATTTATAACCAGGAAAATAGGCGATGATTTGACTCCGGAAAAGCTGAGCGATGATGAAGTCCAGCCCGAATGAGCCGAGGTGATAAGATGCTCAAGTTTGAGGTGAAAGCTAGGGATGGCGCCGGAAGGATAGGTAAGCTGGAAGTTAATGGAAAAAAGATAGAAACCCCAGCTATAATGCCCGTGGTTAACCCGAAGCAACTAATCGTCGAACCAAAAGAGCTCGAAAAAATGGGGTTCGACATAATAATCACGAACTCCTATATAATCTACAAGGATAGGGAGCTAAGGGAAAAGGCGTTGGAAGTGGGTATCCATAAGCTACTGGGCTACGACGGCATAATAGAGGTCGACTCTGGTTCTTTTCAACTTATGAGGTACGGAAACGTTGACGTAAGCAACAGAGAGATAGTCGAGTTCCAGCATAGAATTGGGGTTGACATAGGAACTTTCCTCGACATCCCAACACCTCCAGATGCCCCAAAGGAGAAGGCAATGGAAGACTTAAAGATAACGCTGGAGAGGGCGAGAGAGGCTGAGGAGATAAAGGAAATAGCTATGAACGCGGCAATACAAGGTTCAACGTACACCGACCTGAGAAGGTACGCGGCGAGGAGATTAAGTAGCATGAACTTCGAGATTCATCCTATAGGTGGAGTGGTTCCACTTTTAGAAGCATACAGGTTCAGGGAAGTTGTTGACATAGTTATCTCTTCAAAGATGGCCCTAAGGCCGGACAGGCCAGTTCATCTATTCGGAGCCGGGCATCCAATGGTGTTTGCCCTTGCCGTAGCCATGGGAGTTGACCTATTCGACTCTGCTAGCTATGCCTTGTACGCGAAGGATGACAGGTATTTAACCCCTGAGGGGACTAAGAGGTTGGATGAGCTCGAATACTTCCCATGCTCTTGTCCCGTATGCTCTAGATACACCCCCCAGGAGCTCAGGGAGATGCCCAAGGAAGAGAGGGCAAGGCTTTTGGCGATTCACAACCTCTGGGTAATAAAAGAGGAGATAGAGAGGATAAAGCAGGCAATAAGAGAGGGAGAGCTCTGGAGGCTAGTCGATGAGAGGGCAAGATCCCATCCAAAGCTGTACTCGGCGTACAAGAGACTTCTAGATCATTACACATTCCTTGAGGAGTTTGAGCCAGTTACGAAGAAGTCCGCAGTTTTCAAGATTAGTCATGAAAGTTTGAGGTGGCCTCTAGTCAGGAGGGCTAGGGAGAGGGCCGAGAGAGTTAACTCGAAGTTTGGAGACTTAGTTGAGCACCCGATATTCGGTAAGGTGACCAAGTACCTGACGCTCACTTACCCATTCGCCCAGAGCGAGGCTGAGGATGAATTTTCAATAGAGAAGCCAACAAGGGAGAACGCTATAAGGTACGTGATGGCGATAGCAGAGTACCAATTTGGAGAGAACGCTTCAAAGGCCTTCGAAGGGGCTGAGGTTGAACTTGCAAGAACCGGAATGCCAAGACAGGTAAAGCTAAATGGAAAGAGACTTGCCACGGTTAGAGCCGAGGACGGATTCTTGACATTGGGAATAGAGGGTGCTAAAAGATTGCACAAGGTGCTGGAATACCCCAGGATGAGGGTAGTGGTTAGTGAAGAAGCCGAGCCCTTCGCGAGAAAAGGAAAGGATGTTTTTGCGAAATTCGTGCTATTCGCCGATCCAGGAATAAGACCATATGATGAAGTTCTAGTTGTCAATGAAAAAGATGAGCTTTTAGCAACAGGTCAAGCCCTTATGTCTGGGAGGGAGATGATAGTCTTCCAGTATGGGAGGGCAGTGAAGGTTAGGAGAGGGATAAGCGGAGGATGAGAGAAATATATGGAGCTCATGACAAATGAAAATTTTTTCATATTATGGGTTTTTAGGTTTTATCTCTTCCTGGGGTTTCTGGAGTTTTAACCTTACGCTCGCCCCTAGAATTTTTAATAAAGGTTATACATGAAATTATCTTGAATTCAACCAGCTTTTAGGGTTTTCGTTTTCTGTTTACCACAACAGTGGTAATTTCTTGTCAAACATATTCATTTAGAATCCAAGACTTCTCAAAGCTTGACTTTGCAAACGCTGAATTTTCAATCCCTAGTTGGATAGCTCAGGAGGCTGATAAGACTTATTTTCCCTAGGATTTTAGTGCAAAGTAATATTTTCCACTCAAATTAATTTTGATTGCATGGATTTACCAAATAAGAGTTTTTGGGTTGATTGTTTTGTTGTTAAGCTTTTCTCCTGGGAGTTTCATTTTTGTATTGGATTTATATAAAAAATGTAGTATTACCGGTTTTCACGAGGGTGAATTATATAAACCCAGAGAACACTCCAATAGTGAAAACAAGCAAAAATTTCAAGGGTTTCCGTATAACTTGTCACCAACAGCCTCCCTGACCTCAGTTTCCGTAGAACTTAGTAGTGTGGAAAGATCACGTTGCTCGCAGTCGCTATTAAGTCTGCAAAGGTTTAAGTTGAACTTAATAGTATGATTAAGTAAGTAAAAATATACGATATAGCGAAACTATTTTATCCCCAATTCCCCTATGATAGTTTGGTGATAAGATGGATCTGAATATGACAGGCATCACAGGAGACATTGGAATAGGTGCGATAGTTGGATTCATAGTTGGCTACGCTCTAAAGAAGTTCCTCAAGCTTGTACTCGCCCTGATAGGAGCTTACATCCTAAGCTTATTCTGGCTACAGCAAAAGGGAGTTATAACAATAAACACCGATGCCCTCTTCAACTTGGCCAAGAGCGCAACGGAGCAAACTATGAGCCTAGCGGATAAGGTTGTTGGAATACTCCCTGGGAGTACTGCATTTATAGCAGCATTCTACCTCGGTTTTAAGAAGGGATAAACTATATAAGTGGCTCCCCCTTCATGTCTCCCCTCTTCTCCAGCCCAAAGAACTTCAGGATCGTTGGGGCTATATCGTACAAGCTGGCCCCTTCCCTTCTAACGTTTAGACCCCAGATTATCAGCGGTACCTTCATTACCCTCTCGTTCATCGAGCCGTGCATACCTTTGACCCAGTAGCTTCTTCCCTTTATCCCCCTACACATCCTATGGTGGCAGAACCAGTAACCTTCCTTGGCCGAAACTATTAAATCCCCACTAACGGGCGCATCTAAGTAGGGCAGATCTTCCCTGAAGAACACGCTCTTCACTCCTGGGGCCCTCCGTAGGATTTCATAAGCCTCTTCCTTCTCTCCAGGATTCTTCAGGTAAACGTGCACTCCCCCTCCAGAGGATATCCTTAGGACTTCAATGCCGTTCCTCTCGAGGTACTCCCTTAGGTTTACCCAAGTGTGAACGCTCTCCTGTCCATGATCTGCGAATATTATGAAGGCGTACTCGTTCTTTAACCTTTCCCAGAGGGTTCTAACCGCTGAATCTACCGTTTCAACGGCCTTAAGGGCCTCACTGCTCTCAGGCCCATGGTCGTGTTGCATGCCATCTATAGAGGCAAAGTGAACCAGCAAAAGGTCTGGCTTGCACTCCTCGTAGAGGTAGAGCGCAGAGTTCAGAACCCAAACATCCTTTTTCCAATCCCTACCGTGCGTTCTGTAAAGCTCGTCCGATGAGAAGAAGGGAGGGAAAATCCTAACGTCGGTGTTGCTGAACGGGGGCATGGTGTACCCTGAAACGCTGGCAACCCTTATCCCCCTTTGCCTGAGCAAATCTTGAACCAACGGGGCCTTGATTACCTTGTGAGGATTAAAGGCAACATCGTACTCGTAGAACTTAACCCTAACACCGCTCAGCCTATCGTAATAGCCGTTCTCAACGACCCAGTGAATCCTGGGCTCGACACCCGTCATTACGCTCGTGTGAACCAAATCAGTGAGGGTTGGAAAAATGGAATCAACGATGAACATCGAACCTTCCTCAGCGAGCTCGCTCAGGAAAGGCATGTGCTTTAAGTTGTAAACCCCATTCCCGTCCAAGCTTATCAGGGCGAGCTTCATGTTTCCACCTCAGCCGGTAGGTGGTTCATCACAGCTCAGCCGGGAGTAGTTCATCATCGCTACCGTTTTAATTCGGGGTCTCATAAACTTAACCGATGGGAGCCAGGGAGGCCCTGCCAAAGTACTTCGCGATACTCGAGGGAGATGATGTTCCTAACTTCATGCTAGCTAAGAAAGTAGAAGTCAAGCCCGAGGATAGCATTGAGGAGATGTGGAACTCTCACGAGGAGGGCATGGATAAGTTAAGGGAGAACGACATTAAGGATAACCCGAGCTTTAGCCTACTCGACCTTAAAGCTGTGATAGCTAATAAGATACTTGAGAGCTGCACCCTCTGCGAGATAAAGTGTCGCGTGAACAGGAAGGAGAGCGTAGGCTATTGCAGGGTTAAGGAAACTCTGATTGCAAGCGATTTTCTCCATTACGGGGAGGAACCCGAGTTGGTTCCTTCTTATACTGTGTTCTTCAGCGGTTGCAACTTTCGCTGTGTCTTCTGCCAAAACTGGGACATAAGCCAGTTCAGGGTTGGACTTAACTACAGACCTGAATACATGGCGTTGAAAATAGAGAGAGCCTATAGGTTTGGCGCAAAGAATGTCAACTTCGTGGGTGGCGAGCCAACTCCTAACCTCCCCTTTATCCTCGAAACCCTTAGATATGTAAACGTTCCAATCCCGGTAGTTTGGAACTCCAACATGTACATGAGCGAGGATAGCATGAAGCTCTTGGATGGCATCGTGGATATCTATCTAGGAGATTTCAAGTATGGAAACGATAGGTGTGCCTTGAAGTACTCGAAGGTTCCAAGGTACTGGGAGGTCGTTACGAGGAATTTTCTCCTAGCTAAGAACCACTTCAGGGCGGAGTTCCTTATAAGGCACCTTGTCATGCCTAACCACCTCGAATGCTGCACGAGGCCAATTCTAAAGTGGATATCCGAAAACCTCGGGAAGGACGTCAGGGTTAACGTGATGTTCCAGTACAGGCCGGAATACAAGGCAATGGAGTATGAGGAGATATCCAGAATGCTTGTTTTAGAGGAGATGGAGGAAGCTGAAAGATTAGTTAGAGAATTCGGTCTCAAAAACGCGCTAGTGGGATAACCATGGGCGTGATAATTAACGAGAGCAAAAGCGTTAAGTGGGAAGGGAAGGTTGAGATTGCTGATAACTTCATCAAGAGGGCCTTTGGGTTTATGCTCAGAAATCCTGGGCATGCACTAATCTTCATCCTTCCCTTTGAGACGAGGTTTAACGCAACCATCCACGGCTTCTTCATGCTCAAGAGCATAGACGTAATATTCTTGGATTCAGAGAAAACCGTGGTTGACGTTACAACTCTGAGACCTTGGAGAATTTACGTTCCTAAGAAGGCTGCCAAGTACGTAATCGAGGGGCCAGTTGGTTTGAGGAAAGTCCTGAAGGTCGAAGTTGGAGATAAAGTTGAGTGGATAACCTAGCTTTCCTATAGATAAAACTGCAATTAAATAATTGCATAATCAGCTTTTTATGTAATTACATAATTATGTTTAAATTTTTGAACTAATTAAGTTTCCATATCGAACATAATAGTTTAAAAAATCAAAAGCGACTGGGGAGTGATGAGCGAGATAAAATGGGCCAACAGAGAGTACTCTGATGAGGAGATTTACTCAATTTTAGATCCTATAGTTAGGGAATGGTTTAAGAGGAAGTTCAAATCTTTTACCCCTCCCCAAAGGTACGCGATCGTCGAGATTCATAAGGGAGAGAACGTTCTCATCTCATCGCCAACGGGTTCTGGAAAAACTTTGTCGGCTTTCTTAGCTATAATCAGCGAGCTAATCTCGCTCGGGAGAAGGGGGAAACTTGAGGACAAGATTTATTGCGTTTACGTTTCTCCACTTAGGGCCCTTAACAACGATATAAGAAGGAACCTCGAGGAGCCACTCCAAGAGATAAGGGAACTATCCCAGGAGCTCAACGAGGAAATTCCAGAGATAAGGGTTGCCGTGAGGACGAGCGATACATCAAGTTACGAAAAGAGCAAGATGCTAAAGATGCCCCCTCACATCCTCATAACAACGCCCGAGAGCTTGGCCATAGCCTTGAACGCCCCAAGGTTCAGGGAAAAACTCAGGGATGTTAAGTGGGTTATAGTTGATGAAGTCCATGCATTGGCCGAGAACAAGAGGGGCTCCCATTTAGCCCTAACCTTAGAAAGATTGAGGGAGCTAACCAAAAGGGATTTCGTTAGAATTGGACTGAGCGCAACGATTCACCCCCTCGAGGAAGTCGCCAAGTTCGTCTTCGGCTTTAGCGATGATGGCAAGCCAAGGCCCGGGCTGATAGTTGACGTCAGCTTTGCCAAGAAGACCAAGATAACCGTGGAGAGCGTGGTTGAAGACCTAGTTTATACCCCAGCTAACGTCCTCAACGAGGCCCTCTACAGGAGGATTGGAGAGCTAGTTAGAAGCAGAAAAACAACGCTAATATTCACGAACACGAGGAGCGGTGCGGAGAGGGTGGCTTACCACTTAAAGAAAATGTTCCCTGAATGGGAGGACAAGATAGAGGCCCATCATTCCTCTCTTTCAAGGGAAGTTCGTCTTGAGGTCGAAGAAAGGCTGAAGAGGGGAGAGCTCAAGATAATAGTCAGCTCAACAAGCCTCGAGCTCGGAATAGACATAGGGACCATAGACTTGGTAATCCTAATAGGCTCACCTAAGAGCGTTAATCGTGCCCTTCAAAGGATTGGAAGGGCTGGACATAGGCTCCACGAAGTCAGCGAGGGAGTTATACTAGCTTTAGATAGGGATGACTTGGTTGAGGTCACAGTTTTAGCCCACAACGCCAGGAAGAGGAAGCTCGACAGAATTAAGATACCTAAGAATCCTCTGGATGTCCTCGTTCAGCATCTCCTCGGAATGGCCCTCGAGAGGGTCTGGGAAGTTGAAGAGGCATACAAAGTAGTGAGGAGGGCTTACCCATACCATGACCTGCCTTTCGAAGATTTCATAAACGTCTTGAAATATCTAGCTGGAGAATTCTCCGGCTTAGAGGAGAGGAAAGTTTATGCTAAAATATGGCTCGAAAACGGAAAATTTGGCAAGAGGGGCAAGATGACGAGGGCTATCTACTACATGAACACTGGAACAATACCGGACGAAGCTAAGATCGACGTTTTCACGATGGACAAGAAGTACATCGGAACCGTTGAGGAGGAGTTCGCCGAAAGATTAATTCCTGGGGACATATTCGTCTTGGCTGGAAGAACCTACGAGTTCGTTAAGAGTAGGGGGAACAAAATTTACGTGATCCCGAGGGAGGGAGTTAAACCCACTATACCCTCGTGGTTCTCGGAGATGCTACCCCTAAGCTTCGACTTAGCCCTGGACATCCAAAAGTTCAGGAGGGAAGTTAAGAGCCTGCTCAACGATGAGGATGCTGAGCTAAAGCTCATGGAAAAGTACGGAATAGATGAGATAACTGCGAAGGCGATAATATCTTACTTCAGGGAACAAGCGAACTACTCAGTAATTCCTGATGATGAAACCGTTTTAGTTGAGATAGTTAAGGAAGGCAACGTCGTCAAGTACTTCTTCCATACATTGATCGGCAGAAGGGCAAACGATGCCCTGAGTAGGGCTTTTGCATATTTAATTAGCAAGAGGAAGAGGTGCAACGTTGGAATGGCGATAACCGACAATGGCTTTATGCTGAAGGTTCCCAGGGATAAGGAGCTGTCCCAGGAAGAGGTGCTCGAGCTGTTCCAGGTGGAGAACCTCAGGGAGACCCTAAAGAGGGCCCTTGACAACACGGAACTTCTTAAGAGGAGATTTAGGCACGTGGCAAACAGGGGGTTACTAGTTCTTAGAAGGTACATGGGGAGGAAGAAGAGCCTAAGTAGGCAACAGATGAACGCTCAAACGCTCCTAAACTTCCTGAAGAGGAATTATCCAGAGTTTCCGCTGTTAAAGGAGGTCTACAGGGAGATACTCGAGGATAAGATGGACATAGAGAACGCGGAGCTTTTCCTTAAGTGGATCAAGGAGGGAAAGGTAAAGATCGTTGTAGAGGAGCAC belongs to Pyrococcus abyssi GE5 and includes:
- a CDS encoding adenylate kinase — encoded protein: MNILIFGPPGSGKSTQARRITERYGLTYIASGDIIRAEIKARTPLGIEMERYLSRGDLIPDTIVNTLIISKLRRVRENFIMDGYPRTPEQVITLENYLYDHGIKLDVAIDIYITKEESVRRISGRRICSKCGAVYHVEFNPPKVPGKCDICGGELIQRPDDRPEIVEKRYDIYSKNMEPIIKFYQKQGIYVRIDGHGSIDEVWERIRPLLDYIYNQENRR
- a CDS encoding radical SAM protein, which codes for MGAREALPKYFAILEGDDVPNFMLAKKVEVKPEDSIEEMWNSHEEGMDKLRENDIKDNPSFSLLDLKAVIANKILESCTLCEIKCRVNRKESVGYCRVKETLIASDFLHYGEEPELVPSYTVFFSGCNFRCVFCQNWDISQFRVGLNYRPEYMALKIERAYRFGAKNVNFVGGEPTPNLPFILETLRYVNVPIPVVWNSNMYMSEDSMKLLDGIVDIYLGDFKYGNDRCALKYSKVPRYWEVVTRNFLLAKNHFRAEFLIRHLVMPNHLECCTRPILKWISENLGKDVRVNVMFQYRPEYKAMEYEEISRMLVLEEMEEAERLVREFGLKNALVG
- a CDS encoding alkaline phosphatase family protein, whose translation is MKLALISLDGNGVYNLKHMPFLSELAEEGSMFIVDSIFPTLTDLVHTSVMTGVEPRIHWVVENGYYDRLSGVRVKFYEYDVAFNPHKVIKAPLVQDLLRQRGIRVASVSGYTMPPFSNTDVRIFPPFFSSDELYRTHGRDWKKDVWVLNSALYLYEECKPDLLLVHFASIDGMQHDHGPESSEALKAVETVDSAVRTLWERLKNEYAFIIFADHGQESVHTWVNLREYLERNGIEVLRISSGGGVHVYLKNPGEKEEAYEILRRAPGVKSVFFREDLPYLDAPVSGDLIVSAKEGYWFCHHRMCRGIKGRSYWVKGMHGSMNERVMKVPLIIWGLNVRREGASLYDIAPTILKFFGLEKRGDMKGEPLI
- a CDS encoding ATP-dependent helicase, encoding MSEIKWANREYSDEEIYSILDPIVREWFKRKFKSFTPPQRYAIVEIHKGENVLISSPTGSGKTLSAFLAIISELISLGRRGKLEDKIYCVYVSPLRALNNDIRRNLEEPLQEIRELSQELNEEIPEIRVAVRTSDTSSYEKSKMLKMPPHILITTPESLAIALNAPRFREKLRDVKWVIVDEVHALAENKRGSHLALTLERLRELTKRDFVRIGLSATIHPLEEVAKFVFGFSDDGKPRPGLIVDVSFAKKTKITVESVVEDLVYTPANVLNEALYRRIGELVRSRKTTLIFTNTRSGAERVAYHLKKMFPEWEDKIEAHHSSLSREVRLEVEERLKRGELKIIVSSTSLELGIDIGTIDLVILIGSPKSVNRALQRIGRAGHRLHEVSEGVILALDRDDLVEVTVLAHNARKRKLDRIKIPKNPLDVLVQHLLGMALERVWEVEEAYKVVRRAYPYHDLPFEDFINVLKYLAGEFSGLEERKVYAKIWLENGKFGKRGKMTRAIYYMNTGTIPDEAKIDVFTMDKKYIGTVEEEFAERLIPGDIFVLAGRTYEFVKSRGNKIYVIPREGVKPTIPSWFSEMLPLSFDLALDIQKFRREVKSLLNDEDAELKLMEKYGIDEITAKAIISYFREQANYSVIPDDETVLVEIVKEGNVVKYFFHTLIGRRANDALSRAFAYLISKRKRCNVGMAITDNGFMLKVPRDKELSQEEVLELFQVENLRETLKRALDNTELLKRRFRHVANRGLLVLRRYMGRKKSLSRQQMNAQTLLNFLKRNYPEFPLLKEVYREILEDKMDIENAELFLKWIKEGKVKIVVEEHSYPSPFAFNLEVVGASDVVLMEDRRELIRQLHQKIMAIIASQGQD
- a CDS encoding DUF192 domain-containing protein, whose protein sequence is MGVIINESKSVKWEGKVEIADNFIKRAFGFMLRNPGHALIFILPFETRFNATIHGFFMLKSIDVIFLDSEKTVVDVTTLRPWRIYVPKKAAKYVIEGPVGLRKVLKVEVGDKVEWIT
- a CDS encoding FUN14 domain-containing protein, with the translated sequence MDLNMTGITGDIGIGAIVGFIVGYALKKFLKLVLALIGAYILSLFWLQQKGVITINTDALFNLAKSATEQTMSLADKVVGILPGSTAFIAAFYLGFKKG
- the tgtA gene encoding tRNA guanosine(15) transglycosylase TgtA; this encodes MSRGDKMLKFEVKARDGAGRIGKLEVNGKKIETPAIMPVVNPKQLIVEPKELEKMGFDIIITNSYIIYKDRELREKALEVGIHKLLGYDGIIEVDSGSFQLMRYGNVDVSNREIVEFQHRIGVDIGTFLDIPTPPDAPKEKAMEDLKITLERAREAEEIKEIAMNAAIQGSTYTDLRRYAARRLSSMNFEIHPIGGVVPLLEAYRFREVVDIVISSKMALRPDRPVHLFGAGHPMVFALAVAMGVDLFDSASYALYAKDDRYLTPEGTKRLDELEYFPCSCPVCSRYTPQELREMPKEERARLLAIHNLWVIKEEIERIKQAIREGELWRLVDERARSHPKLYSAYKRLLDHYTFLEEFEPVTKKSAVFKISHESLRWPLVRRARERAERVNSKFGDLVEHPIFGKVTKYLTLTYPFAQSEAEDEFSIEKPTRENAIRYVMAIAEYQFGENASKAFEGAEVELARTGMPRQVKLNGKRLATVRAEDGFLTLGIEGAKRLHKVLEYPRMRVVVSEEAEPFARKGKDVFAKFVLFADPGIRPYDEVLVVNEKDELLATGQALMSGREMIVFQYGRAVKVRRGISGG